AGTGCCGCGCCGCCGAGCACCATCAGCGCGGTGACCTGGGTCCCGACGCACGCCGCGCCGATGACGAAGGTGCCGGCGGCCCACAGCGGGACGTCCCGGCGGAAGGCCAGCAGCACCACCAGCAGCGCGACCGCGCCCAGTTGCATCGACGGCACGGCACCGTAGAAGAAGGCGTCGAAGGCGGGCAGGTCGTGGATGGACCGGGAGATCGCGCTCATCCCGGCGCGGTTCTCGGCCCGGAAGCCGACGATCAGGTCGATCACCATCTGCCCCTGGATGGCGATCAGCCCGATCAGCCCGGCCACCCCGAGCACGTCGGCGACCGCCCGTTCGCCGCCGCCGCGCGCGTTTTTCCTGGCTCTGCCCCACATCGCGACGAGCACGACGCCGAACGCGAGATAACCGAGGATGTAGGCGAGGTGCGCCCCGGTCCACAGCGGGAGCGCGATGCCCCAGTCGAGCCCGGTGTTGCCCTTCCAGCCGAACTTCATCGCGATCACCCCGGCGAGCAACAGCACCGGCCCGGCGGCGAAAGCTCCCTTGACCACGGCAGGCTTCATGATTTTCTCCGTCCATCCACGATTGTGGGATGAACGATGGCAGCGGAGATCCCCGGGAACATCCGGGAATCTCCCGCCGCCCGACCCCTAGGTGACGCCTACGTCGTCAGTGCGAAGTGGATGCGGACCGGGTGCGCCGGCGCACCGTCGTCGGCACCGTCCGCGATGCCCGCGGCGACGATCCGGTCGAGCGTGTCCATGCCCCACACCACGCGCCCGAGCACGCTGTACTTCGGATCGATGTTCGCGTGCGAGTGCACCACGAAGAACTGGCTGCCGTTGGTGCCCGGCCCCTGGTTGCCCATCGCGACCGTGCCACGCGGGTAGGTCTCCTTGCCGGTCACCTCATCGGGGAACCGGTAACCGGGCCCGCCCTTCTCCACCTCGTGGATGTCCCCGCACTGCAGCACGCCCAGCCGCTG
The genomic region above belongs to Amycolatopsis sp. YIM 10 and contains:
- a CDS encoding peptidylprolyl isomerase, whose amino-acid sequence is MKITHRWTIAVVSALALTGLATPAQAAPTAPTVQCEFTPTPENPAARPVQPPSPTASAKGTAKAVLQTNYGLVAIELDKANAPCAVHNFRHLIRSWFYQHTQCFRLTASQRLGVLQCGDIHEVEKGGPGYRFPDEVTGKETYPRGTVAMGNQGPGTNGSQFFVVHSHANIDPKYSVLGRVVWGMDTLDRIVAAGIADGADDGAPAHPVRIHFALTT